Proteins from one Deinococcus sp. AB2017081 genomic window:
- a CDS encoding RelA/SpoT family protein, with amino-acid sequence MKELRRLTADRPVAERTGIERAYEFARQAHAGVRRRSGEPYITHPVAVAVILAGLGMDTDSLMAGLLHDTVEDVEHVTFEAIEEQFGPDVRRIVEGETKVSKLSKQGSQAAEVSDAGRDLQAENLRQMLVAMTDDIRIIVVKLADRLHNMRTLGAMKPEKQVRIARETMEVFAPLAHRLGIGQIKWELEDLSFQYLYPTEYEFLRGRLRTKQEERQALIDRAVTQLNEALIDDLELPEWVLDIDIAGRSKHLWSIHTKMQREGKGLEQIFDLLAIRVILTPRDLVVPPGTDEKRRERAEETREKRICYHTVSIVHSIWTPLPGRFKDYIAVPKPNGYQSLHTTVISQSGQPIEVQIRSRRMHEVAEYGIAAHWMYKQGSQLAQKDRENWIAQLRELQNEINDASDYMDAVKSDILSQRVRVFTPKGLAISLPLGSTPVDFAYHIHSRIGETTVGARVNGSIVPLSHRLGNGDMVEIVTSKNGHPSKDWLNFTVTRSARTKIRHHFRTQERTEALKKGHDMLERHLRKRQLAVRQLMRTKLLEEAAQKLLGTRNPDDLYFALSAGKIMPATVGRVLSPSLAREQGVPSPRKAPAPRAPDTGGVYVEGFTTTTKLSNCCSPIRGDQIMGYLTRGRGVSVHRIDCPNMIRLLKDEPERCVAASWDAETPGSTLVDVDVTGPDRSGLLADVLGVLSAEKRSPLKVEARVGVDKVAHILLRLAVTGNADLASVRTALLRVDGVTDMVRLGRDGRARSGSGAKA; translated from the coding sequence ATGAAGGAACTCAGGCGGCTGACGGCAGACCGGCCGGTGGCCGAGCGCACCGGGATCGAGCGTGCCTACGAATTCGCACGGCAGGCCCATGCCGGCGTCAGGCGCCGCAGCGGTGAGCCGTACATCACCCACCCGGTCGCGGTCGCGGTCATCCTGGCGGGGCTGGGCATGGACACCGACTCCCTGATGGCCGGACTGCTCCACGACACGGTCGAGGACGTCGAGCACGTCACCTTCGAGGCCATCGAGGAGCAGTTCGGGCCGGACGTGCGCCGCATCGTCGAGGGCGAGACCAAGGTCAGCAAGCTCTCCAAGCAGGGCTCCCAGGCCGCCGAGGTCAGCGACGCCGGGCGCGATCTCCAGGCCGAGAACCTGCGCCAGATGCTGGTCGCCATGACCGACGACATCCGCATCATCGTGGTCAAGCTGGCGGATCGGCTGCACAACATGCGCACGCTGGGCGCGATGAAACCCGAGAAACAGGTGCGCATCGCCCGGGAGACCATGGAGGTCTTCGCGCCGCTGGCGCACCGGCTCGGGATCGGGCAGATCAAGTGGGAACTGGAGGATCTGAGCTTTCAGTACCTGTATCCCACCGAATACGAGTTCCTGCGCGGCCGCCTGCGCACGAAGCAGGAGGAGCGCCAGGCGCTGATCGACCGGGCGGTCACACAGCTGAACGAGGCGCTGATCGACGACCTGGAGCTGCCCGAGTGGGTGCTCGACATCGACATCGCGGGGCGCAGCAAGCACCTGTGGAGCATCCACACCAAGATGCAGCGCGAGGGCAAGGGCCTGGAGCAGATCTTCGACCTGCTGGCGATCCGCGTGATCCTCACGCCCAGGGATCTGGTCGTGCCGCCCGGCACCGACGAGAAGCGCCGTGAACGCGCCGAGGAGACGCGCGAGAAGCGCATCTGCTACCACACGGTCAGCATCGTGCACTCGATCTGGACGCCGCTGCCGGGGCGTTTCAAGGACTACATCGCGGTGCCCAAGCCCAACGGCTACCAGTCGCTGCACACCACTGTGATCTCACAGAGCGGCCAGCCGATCGAGGTGCAGATCCGCTCGCGGCGCATGCACGAGGTCGCCGAGTACGGCATCGCCGCGCACTGGATGTACAAGCAGGGCTCGCAGCTTGCACAGAAGGACCGTGAGAACTGGATCGCGCAGCTGCGCGAACTCCAGAACGAGATCAACGACGCGTCGGATTACATGGACGCCGTGAAGTCCGACATCCTGTCGCAGCGTGTGCGCGTGTTCACGCCCAAGGGCCTGGCGATCAGCCTGCCGCTGGGATCCACGCCGGTCGATTTCGCGTACCACATCCACTCCCGCATCGGCGAGACCACCGTGGGGGCGCGGGTGAACGGCAGCATCGTGCCGCTGTCGCACCGGCTGGGCAACGGCGACATGGTCGAGATCGTGACCAGCAAGAACGGGCACCCCAGCAAGGACTGGCTGAATTTCACGGTGACGCGCAGCGCCCGCACCAAGATCCGCCACCACTTCCGCACCCAGGAACGCACCGAGGCGCTCAAGAAGGGCCACGACATGCTGGAGCGTCACCTGCGCAAGCGGCAGCTCGCGGTGCGCCAGCTGATGCGCACCAAGCTGCTGGAGGAAGCGGCGCAGAAGCTGCTCGGCACGCGCAATCCCGACGACCTGTACTTCGCCCTGAGCGCGGGGAAGATCATGCCCGCCACGGTCGGCCGGGTGCTGTCGCCCAGCCTGGCCCGCGAGCAGGGCGTGCCCAGTCCGCGCAAGGCCCCCGCCCCGCGCGCCCCCGATACCGGCGGCGTGTATGTCGAGGGCTTCACCACCACCACCAAGCTCAGCAACTGCTGCTCCCCGATCCGGGGCGACCAGATCATGGGCTACCTGACACGTGGGCGGGGCGTCAGCGTGCACCGCATCGACTGCCCGAACATGATCCGGCTCCTCAAGGACGAGCCTGAGCGCTGTGTGGCCGCCTCCTGGGACGCCGAGACCCCCGGCAGCACCCTGGTCGATGTGGACGTGACCGGCCCGGATCGCTCGGGCCTGCTGGCCGATGTGCTCGGTGTCCTCAGCGCCGAGAAGCGCAGCCCTCTGAAGGTCGAGGCGCGGGTGGGGGTCGACAAGGTCGCGCACATCCTGCTGCGCCTTGCCGTGACCGGCAACGCCGACCTGGCCTCCGTGCGTACGGCCCTGCTGCGCGTGGACGGCGTGACCGACATGGTGCGCCTGGGCCGGGACGGCCGTGCCCGCAGCGGCAGCGGGGCGAAGGCGTGA
- a CDS encoding YqjF family protein yields the protein MTDRPWVLRMTWRDLCFMHWPVRAELLAPTLPRGLTLDTRGGQAWLGVVPFTMTGVAPRGVPDVPGLSAFPELNLRTYVTAGGVGGVWFYSLDAASPVAVRLARALFHLPYFDARMWATTENSITRYASLRTHRNAPEGRFAGAYRPVGDPLSVASGSLEDWLTNRLYLYSADPAGHVYRGRIHHTAWPLRRAEAVIRENTLADRLGVTLTGEPHLLHAQTLDVRAEWVERIT from the coding sequence ATGACCGACCGCCCCTGGGTGCTGCGCATGACGTGGCGTGATCTGTGCTTCATGCACTGGCCGGTGCGTGCCGAGCTGCTGGCACCGACCCTGCCGCGGGGGCTGACGCTCGATACGCGCGGCGGCCAGGCGTGGCTGGGCGTGGTGCCCTTCACCATGACCGGGGTCGCGCCCCGTGGCGTGCCGGACGTCCCCGGATTGAGCGCCTTTCCCGAGCTGAACCTGCGGACGTACGTGACGGCAGGCGGCGTCGGCGGCGTGTGGTTCTATTCGCTGGACGCCGCCAGTCCCGTGGCCGTGCGGCTGGCCCGCGCCCTGTTCCATCTGCCCTACTTCGACGCGCGGATGTGGGCCACGACAGAGAACAGCATCACCCGCTACGCAAGTCTGCGCACGCACCGGAACGCGCCCGAGGGCCGGTTTGCCGGGGCATACCGGCCGGTCGGTGACCCCCTGAGCGTGGCCTCCGGCAGCCTGGAGGACTGGCTGACCAACCGCCTGTACCTGTATTCCGCCGATCCCGCCGGACACGTGTACCGGGGCCGCATCCACCACACGGCGTGGCCCCTGCGCCGCGCCGAGGCCGTGATCCGCGAGAACACCCTGGCCGACCGCCTGGGCGTGACCCTGACGGGCGAACCGCATCTTCTGCACGCGCAGACCCTGGACGTGCGGGCCGAGTGGGTCGAGCGGATCACGTGA
- a CDS encoding PA2169 family four-helix-bundle protein, whose product MMSNDQVQDRLNKLLGTLRDGEKGFADAAEHATDPQLKSLFTERSGQRATLATEIEQHVTRLGDTPREGGSVGAALHRTWLNVRDAVTGRDDYAVVAEAERGEDVAIQNYQDVLDDAELPADVRSVVEAQYAKVKASHDQIRDLKRGMKAD is encoded by the coding sequence ATGATGAGCAACGACCAGGTACAGGACAGACTGAACAAACTGCTGGGCACCCTCCGCGACGGCGAGAAGGGCTTTGCCGACGCCGCCGAGCATGCCACCGATCCGCAGCTCAAGTCCCTGTTCACCGAGCGCAGCGGGCAGCGGGCCACCCTGGCGACGGAGATCGAGCAGCACGTCACGCGCCTGGGCGACACCCCCCGCGAGGGCGGCAGCGTCGGTGCGGCCCTTCACCGCACGTGGCTGAACGTCCGCGACGCCGTGACCGGACGCGACGACTACGCCGTGGTGGCCGAGGCCGAGCGCGGTGAGGACGTCGCCATCCAGAACTATCAGGATGTGCTGGACGACGCGGAGCTCCCGGCGGACGTGCGCAGCGTTGTCGAGGCCCAGTACGCCAAGGTCAAGGCCAGCCACGACCAGATCCGTGATCTGAAGCGGGGCATGAAGGCCGACTGA
- a CDS encoding HAMP domain-containing protein produces MKYTVVIRQAVGDSAREHLEQQLTERFGLAPEQAARLASRRTGRLMKPTSRARAELLLGLFEAVGADVSLESVRDETTMLSEPFQAVGDVAPVSRPPVADDVVLASSRALLAEGAFGGASPTWPSAPASMTAPVTPLPSMPAAAQTAVFAAPEPVRSSSGAAPTGAMHATTADVLALEPTPSPFGRLTAAAPGDLGSVRAPVPEEDVWSDFTGALTMHEAASVPEPRAEEVVPVVLPVAPDDRGSVAVGGTRVPLSRRLQLATLLPLALAAAVTLLLLSALLPRMQNQVVQDQARTLAATLGTTLPTGSESIAYMQLDTALKDPNVAFVRIEKPGGVSYLRSKDAAQNDGWNREVAQWTTAHPAGGTMKLAGASYVVTRLSVVENDIGQPTALPVAAEKGALIHRVTIGLRNEAFRANLRNTILLVILTSLFSLAIAAYLANRAARAVVLPIEQLVKSADAISMGDLSRPVTIDRNDEIGDLAQALERMRVSLESALERLRRRKRE; encoded by the coding sequence ATGAAGTACACCGTCGTGATCAGGCAGGCCGTGGGCGACTCGGCCCGGGAGCACCTCGAACAGCAGCTGACCGAACGCTTCGGCCTCGCACCCGAGCAGGCCGCCCGTCTGGCCTCACGGCGCACCGGTCGCCTGATGAAACCCACCAGCCGTGCCCGCGCCGAACTGCTGCTCGGCCTCTTCGAGGCCGTCGGGGCCGATGTCAGCCTGGAGAGTGTGCGCGACGAGACCACGATGCTCAGCGAGCCGTTCCAGGCCGTGGGTGACGTGGCCCCGGTGTCCCGGCCCCCGGTTGCCGACGATGTCGTCCTGGCGTCGTCCCGTGCCCTGCTGGCCGAGGGCGCCTTCGGCGGTGCCAGCCCGACCTGGCCGAGTGCCCCGGCCTCCATGACTGCGCCGGTCACCCCGCTGCCCTCCATGCCGGCGGCCGCCCAGACGGCGGTCTTCGCCGCTCCGGAGCCCGTCCGGTCGTCGTCGGGCGCCGCACCCACAGGGGCCATGCACGCCACCACGGCAGATGTGCTGGCGCTGGAACCCACGCCCAGTCCCTTCGGCCGGCTGACCGCAGCGGCCCCGGGCGATCTGGGCAGCGTCCGGGCGCCTGTCCCCGAGGAGGACGTGTGGTCGGACTTCACCGGCGCCCTGACCATGCACGAGGCCGCCAGCGTGCCCGAGCCGCGCGCCGAGGAGGTCGTGCCGGTCGTGCTGCCCGTCGCGCCCGACGACCGTGGCAGCGTGGCGGTCGGCGGCACCCGTGTCCCCCTGTCGCGGCGCCTGCAACTCGCCACGCTGCTGCCCCTGGCGCTGGCCGCCGCCGTGACCCTGCTGCTGCTGAGCGCCCTGCTGCCCCGCATGCAGAACCAGGTCGTGCAGGATCAGGCCCGCACGCTGGCCGCCACGCTGGGCACCACCCTGCCCACCGGCAGCGAGAGCATCGCGTATATGCAGCTCGACACCGCCCTCAAAGACCCGAACGTGGCCTTCGTACGCATCGAGAAACCGGGCGGGGTGAGCTACCTGCGTTCCAAGGACGCGGCCCAGAACGACGGCTGGAACAGGGAGGTGGCGCAGTGGACCACGGCCCACCCCGCGGGCGGCACCATGAAGCTGGCCGGGGCGTCCTACGTCGTCACGCGCCTGTCGGTGGTCGAGAACGACATCGGGCAGCCGACGGCCCTTCCGGTCGCGGCCGAGAAGGGAGCGCTGATCCACCGCGTCACCATCGGCCTGCGCAACGAGGCGTTCCGGGCGAACCTGCGCAACACCATCCTGCTGGTCATCTTGACCTCGCTGTTCAGTCTGGCGATCGCGGCGTACCTGGCCAACCGCGCCGCACGCGCGGTGGTGCTGCCCATCGAGCAGCTCGTCAAATCCGCCGACGCGATCAGTATGGGCGACCTCTCGCGCCCGGTCACCATCGACCGGAACGACGAGATCGGCGACCTGGCCCAGGCCCTGGAACGCATGCGGGTCAGCCTGGAGTCCGCCCTGGAGCGCCTGCGCCGCCGCAAGCGCGAGTAG
- a CDS encoding monothiol bacilliredoxin BrxC family protein has translation MTQTQDTHSDAATPAQVLVPLTTPEAVDTFLKDYPLAAVFKAGTCHKTMQGFGVLETFLQKHDLPVGFIRVVDWRPASNHVAELTGITHHSPQLILFQDGQPQFEVNNWDITPEVLAPVFTAHVPARAGVATVATDGGVEPYRRLMRAYLDGQLSDWAFQDQYVNMFRDDASLRSQREFEALSRLFGDPDAYHGGLHQLGAPQQRGDLRPRVEALLAELG, from the coding sequence ATGACCCAGACCCAGGACACCCACAGCGACGCCGCGACGCCGGCCCAGGTGCTCGTGCCCCTGACCACCCCCGAGGCCGTGGACACCTTCCTGAAGGACTACCCGCTGGCCGCCGTGTTCAAGGCCGGGACGTGCCACAAGACCATGCAGGGCTTTGGGGTGCTGGAGACCTTCCTCCAGAAGCACGACCTGCCCGTGGGCTTCATCCGCGTGGTGGACTGGCGGCCCGCGAGCAACCACGTGGCCGAGCTGACCGGCATCACGCACCACAGCCCGCAGCTGATCCTGTTCCAGGACGGCCAGCCCCAGTTCGAGGTCAACAACTGGGACATCACCCCCGAGGTGCTGGCCCCGGTCTTCACGGCGCACGTGCCGGCCCGTGCCGGCGTGGCGACGGTCGCCACAGACGGCGGCGTGGAGCCCTACCGCCGCCTGATGCGCGCGTATCTGGACGGCCAGCTGTCCGACTGGGCCTTCCAGGATCAGTACGTCAACATGTTCCGCGACGACGCCAGCCTGCGCAGCCAGCGTGAGTTCGAGGCCCTGTCGCGCCTGTTCGGCGATCCCGACGCGTACCACGGCGGCCTGCACCAACTGGGGGCACCGCAGCAGCGCGGTGACCTGCGCCCCAGGGTCGAGGCCCTGCTGGCCGAACTGGGCTGA
- a CDS encoding class I SAM-dependent rRNA methyltransferase, translating to MATPLTDPAPPTARRAHLPAGGTTIYRAVHTTETGGVYALDVAGDAGILNLYAPLPPAEEQRLAADCARAAGLAGVYVKRRPPEARHLANVAREHLSPPDPIWGDPRPEVTALEGGVPFVIRPGADLSVGLFTDARPARAWLRANAPQRVLNTFAYTCGFGVAAALGGARTVKNVDLSRKVLAWGQENYALSDLEAPDTDFLYGDVFGWLTRLHRRGDVFDVVVLDPPGFSRSKDGVWRAERDYPGLMASAAAVTAPGGRVLALLNHAGVDAAAFERSCRAGLAQAGRAGRLRERLGAGEDYPGAAHLKVQVWALD from the coding sequence GTGGCCACGCCCCTGACTGATCCGGCCCCGCCCACCGCCCGCCGTGCCCACCTGCCGGCCGGCGGCACGACCATTTACCGCGCGGTACATACCACCGAGACCGGCGGCGTATACGCGCTGGACGTGGCCGGGGACGCCGGCATCCTGAACCTGTACGCCCCGCTGCCGCCCGCCGAGGAACAGCGGCTGGCGGCCGACTGTGCCCGCGCCGCTGGACTGGCCGGCGTGTATGTGAAGCGCCGCCCGCCCGAGGCCCGGCATCTCGCCAACGTGGCCCGCGAGCACCTGTCGCCGCCCGATCCCATCTGGGGCGACCCCCGCCCCGAGGTCACCGCGCTGGAAGGCGGCGTGCCCTTCGTGATCCGGCCGGGGGCCGACCTGAGCGTGGGGCTGTTCACGGACGCCCGGCCGGCGCGGGCCTGGCTGCGTGCGAACGCCCCGCAGCGCGTGCTGAACACCTTCGCGTACACCTGCGGCTTCGGCGTGGCGGCGGCCCTGGGCGGGGCACGTACCGTGAAGAACGTGGATCTGTCGCGCAAGGTGCTCGCGTGGGGCCAGGAGAACTACGCCCTGAGCGACCTGGAGGCCCCAGACACCGATTTTCTGTACGGCGACGTGTTCGGGTGGCTGACCCGGCTGCACCGGCGCGGCGACGTGTTCGACGTGGTGGTGCTCGACCCGCCGGGCTTCTCGCGCAGTAAGGACGGCGTGTGGCGGGCCGAGCGGGACTATCCCGGCCTGATGGCATCGGCGGCGGCCGTGACCGCGCCGGGCGGCCGGGTGCTGGCCCTGCTGAACCACGCCGGGGTGGACGCGGCGGCCTTCGAGCGCTCGTGCCGCGCGGGGCTGGCCCAGGCCGGCCGCGCCGGCCGGCTCCGTGAGCGTCTGGGCGCAGGCGAGGACTACCCCGGCGCGGCGCACCTGAAGGTGCAGGTGTGGGCACTGGACTGA
- a CDS encoding phospho-N-acetylmuramoyl-pentapeptide-transferase has protein sequence MTVIVALLSWFLVGLFIRVSKARGWGQPIRVDGPAHQHKEGTPTAGGVPFVLAMTAVFFPLYLTGHAGGTRELVIMLAALAMGVIGGIDDLLKVRSRMVGGKKELLAREKFPMQIIVALVFAYVAAPLASHELLPGLGFWGDVALLTFVMVGSVNAFNFADGLDGLLGGIAIIVLLPMFALSPAAALLTGALLGFLWFNAHPARVFMGDMGSHAIGAVAAGAYILYADVWLLPIAAIMPVIAVLSVVIQVISFRTRGKRVFKMSPIQHHFEHPDVGWPETHVVMRFWMVTALATAGVWWLLGGRP, from the coding sequence ATGACGGTCATCGTCGCGCTGCTGTCGTGGTTCCTGGTGGGCCTGTTCATCCGGGTGAGCAAGGCGCGGGGCTGGGGCCAGCCGATCCGCGTGGACGGCCCCGCGCACCAGCACAAGGAGGGCACCCCCACCGCCGGCGGCGTGCCCTTCGTGCTGGCCATGACCGCGGTGTTCTTTCCGCTGTACCTGACCGGACACGCGGGCGGGACGCGCGAACTGGTCATCATGCTGGCGGCCCTGGCCATGGGCGTGATCGGCGGGATCGACGACCTGCTGAAGGTACGCTCGCGCATGGTGGGCGGCAAGAAGGAACTGCTGGCCCGCGAGAAGTTCCCAATGCAGATCATCGTGGCGCTGGTGTTCGCGTACGTCGCCGCGCCGCTTGCCTCGCACGAACTGCTGCCGGGCCTGGGCTTCTGGGGCGACGTGGCGCTGCTGACCTTCGTGATGGTCGGCTCCGTGAACGCCTTCAACTTCGCCGACGGACTGGACGGCCTGCTGGGCGGCATCGCGATCATCGTGCTGCTGCCGATGTTCGCGCTGTCGCCGGCGGCGGCGCTGCTCACGGGGGCGCTGCTGGGTTTTTTGTGGTTCAACGCCCATCCGGCGCGGGTGTTCATGGGCGACATGGGCAGTCACGCCATCGGGGCGGTCGCGGCCGGGGCGTACATCCTGTATGCCGACGTGTGGCTGCTGCCCATCGCGGCGATCATGCCGGTGATCGCGGTGCTCAGCGTGGTCATCCAGGTGATCTCGTTCCGCACGCGCGGCAAGCGGGTGTTCAAGATGTCGCCCATCCAGCACCACTTCGAGCATCCGGACGTCGGGTGGCCCGAGACCCACGTCGTCATGCGCTTCTGGATGGTCACGGCGCTCGCCACCGCCGGGGTGTGGTGGCTGCTGGGCGGCCGGCCCTGA
- a CDS encoding GNAT family N-acetyltransferase encodes MTDALPDAEWLLAPTLSGHTVTLEALTENHAADLAAGADDDTVRFLSRGGPDANTPAGWAGYVARLNALPARVNWAVLVGGVAVGRISFSEVRPADRWVEIGTMLLPAARGVGVNPDAKRLLMTRAFEVLGANRVQFKVDARNERSRRAMHKLGAVQEGTLRQYQLRPDGYARDSVMFSVLHGEWPAVRATLDARVVAGR; translated from the coding sequence ATGACCGACGCCCTGCCTGACGCCGAGTGGCTCCTGGCCCCGACCCTGTCTGGCCACACCGTCACCCTGGAGGCCCTGACCGAGAACCATGCCGCCGACCTGGCTGCCGGGGCGGACGACGACACCGTGCGCTTCCTGTCGCGAGGCGGCCCGGACGCGAACACGCCCGCCGGGTGGGCCGGGTATGTCGCGCGCCTGAACGCCCTGCCCGCCCGCGTGAACTGGGCCGTGCTGGTGGGCGGCGTGGCGGTCGGCCGGATCTCGTTCAGCGAGGTCCGGCCCGCCGACCGCTGGGTCGAGATCGGCACCATGCTGCTGCCCGCCGCACGGGGCGTGGGCGTGAATCCCGATGCCAAACGCCTGCTGATGACCCGCGCCTTCGAGGTGCTCGGCGCGAACCGCGTGCAGTTCAAGGTCGATGCCCGCAACGAGCGCTCGCGGCGGGCCATGCACAAGCTCGGCGCAGTGCAGGAGGGTACCCTGCGGCAATACCAGCTTCGTCCCGACGGCTACGCGCGGGACTCGGTGATGTTCAGCGTGCTGCACGGCGAGTGGCCGGCGGTGCGGGCCACGCTCGACGCCCGCGTGGTGGCCGGCCGCTGA
- a CDS encoding 23S rRNA (pseudouridine(1915)-N(3))-methyltransferase RlmH codes for MRLHLITVGEPKLAYARAGWDEYEKRLRRYHKVQVTRVAGKTQALESEAVRRAAGRAPLILLDPRGQQFTSEGLAAFLEGRAVGGDGELAFAVGGPDGHTDDLRTGAAALWSLGQLTLPHDLAMVVLAEALYRASTITAGEPYHRG; via the coding sequence GTGCGGCTGCACCTGATCACTGTCGGAGAACCGAAACTCGCGTATGCCCGTGCGGGCTGGGACGAGTACGAGAAGCGGCTGCGGCGCTACCACAAGGTTCAGGTCACCCGCGTGGCCGGCAAGACCCAGGCGCTGGAGAGTGAGGCCGTGCGCCGGGCGGCGGGGCGTGCCCCCCTGATCCTGCTCGATCCGCGTGGGCAGCAGTTCACGTCCGAGGGGCTGGCCGCCTTTCTGGAGGGCCGCGCCGTGGGAGGCGACGGCGAACTGGCCTTCGCGGTGGGTGGCCCCGACGGCCACACTGACGACCTGCGCACCGGGGCGGCGGCGCTGTGGAGTCTGGGGCAGCTGACCCTGCCGCACGACCTGGCGATGGTGGTGCTGGCCGAGGCGCTGTACCGGGCATCGACCATCACGGCCGGGGAGCCGTATCACCGGGGATGA